A single genomic interval of Hevea brasiliensis isolate MT/VB/25A 57/8 chromosome 4, ASM3005281v1, whole genome shotgun sequence harbors:
- the LOC110653167 gene encoding enhanced ethylene response protein 5-like codes for MNFIKTLLDPSDFVNQRMADLSMGEAHRRITDYLNRLFDAVFSQDGASRKTPPLFLLQFSFSASLADALIEFRSWESAWAMEALYVVAYEIRVLAERADKELASIGKSQEKLKGAGSFLMKVFGVLALGTVHLCRSVIRSIETARIFYFEEFPKGDKDLVIGPLIVKSDSKDQDDSKISDIVKLSIGILPKRLAPG; via the exons ATGAACTTCATTAAGACATTGTTGGATCCATCTGATTTCGTCAACCAGAGAATGGCTGACCTCAGCATGGGGGAGGCACACCGAAGAATAACGGACTACCTTAACCGCTTATTCGACGCGGTTTTCTCACAAGACGGAGCTTCACGCAAAACACCTCCTCTTTTTCTCCTTCAATTCTCCTTCTCTGCTAGCCTCGCTGACGCTCTCATC GAGTTTCGAAGTTGGGAATCGGCTTGGGCTATGGAGGCTTTGTATGTAGTTGCTtatgaaattagggttcttgcagAGAGG GCTGATAAGGAACTGGCTTCGATTGGAAAATCGCAGGAAAAATTGAAGGGTGCCGGATCATTCCTCATGAAAGTGTTTGGCGTTCTTGCT CTTGGAACAGTTCATCTTTGCCGAAGTGTAATAAGGAGTATTGAAACTGCTCGAATTTTTTATTTTGAGGAGTTCCCTAAGGGAGATAAG GATCTCGTCATAGGCCCGTTGATAGTGAAATCTGATTCAAAAG ATCAGGATGATTCTAAAATATCTGATATTGTGAAGCTTTCAATAGGCATCTTGCCTAAAAGACTGGCTCCTGGATAA
- the LOC110639601 gene encoding uncharacterized protein LOC110639601 — MGSVPALNSTKPTQIPTQEEDSQNPSTALLSFDTDSSDPSNPPRKHTTTIIFISLLLITCIALSAASAFAFLFFSSASSSSSTPAQKSSHLETTSRPLTKLNRSVVLLISSDGFRFGYQFKTPTPNIHRLIANGTEAETGLIPVFPTLTFPNHYSIVTGLYPAYHGIINNHFIDPLTGEFFTMGSHEPKWWLGEPLWETVANHGLRAATYFWPGSEVHKGSWNCPEEFCMFYNGSVPFEERVDKILSYFDLPSAEIPLFMTLYFEDPDHQGHQVGPDDPEITEAVAGIDRMIGRLINGLEKRGVFEDVNIIMVGDHGMVGTCDKKLIFLDDLASWIDIPAEWVLSYTPVLSIRPPHGVAPWSVVGKMNEGLRSGKVNNGKHLKLYLKEELPSRLHYSASDRIPPIIGLLEEGFKVEQKRTKRQECGGAHGYDNAVFSMRTIFIGHGPEFARGRKVPSFENVQIYNLVTSILKIQGAPNNGSLEFPRSVLLPSPK; from the coding sequence atgggtTCTGTTCCGGCTTTGAATTCCACAAAGCCTACGCAGATACCAACTCAAGAAGAAGACTCACAGAACCCATCCACTGCTCTTCTTTCTTTCGACACTGATTCCTCTGATCCCTCCAATCCTCCTCGGAAACACACCACCACCATCATCTTCATCTCTCTCCTCCTCATCACCTGCATTGCTCTCTCTGCTGCCTCCGCCTTCGCTTTCCTCTTCTTCTCCTCTGCTTCGTCTTCTTCTTCGACGCCTGCGCAGAAATCTTCTCATCTCGAAACAACATCCCGTCCGTTAACAAAGCTTAATCGCTCTGTGGTGCTCTTGATTTCTTCCGATGGGTTTAGGTTCGGGTATCAATTCAAGACTCCAACGCCCAACATCCACCGTTTGATCGCCAACGGGACTGAGGCCGAGACGGGTTTGATTCCGGTATTTCCTACTCTTACTTTCCCTAACCATTATTCTATTGTTACTGGGCTTTACCCTGCTTATCATGGCATTATCAACAACCATTTTATTGATCCACTCACTGGTGAATTCTTTACTATGGGGAGCCACGAGCCCAAATGGTGGCTTGGTGAGCCACTCTGGGAGACTGTGGCCAATCATGGGTTAAGGGCAGCTACCTATTTTTGGCCTGGGTCTGAGGTCCATAAAGGTTCTTGGAATTGCCCTGAAGAGTTTTGTATGTTCTATAATGGTTCGGTTCCATTTGAGGAACGGGTCGATAAGATTTTGAGCTATTTTGATTTGCCTAGCGCTGAAATTCCTCTTTTTATGACACTGTATTTTGAAGATCCTGATCATCAGGGCCACCAGGTTGGTCCTGATGATCCAGAGATAACTGAAGCTGTTGCTGGAATTGATAGGATGATTGGGAGGTTGATTAATGGGCTAGAAAAGAGAGGGGTTTTTGAGGACGTCAATATTATTATGGTGGGCGATCATGGCATGGTTGGTACATGTGATAAGAAGTTGATATTTCTGGATGATTTGGCCTCATGGATCGATATTCCAGCTGAATGGGTGCTGTCCTATACTCCAGTGCTCTCAATTCGTCCCCCTCATGGTGTGGCACCATGGAGCGTTGTTGGGAAGATGAACGAAGGATTGCGGTCAGGAAAAGTTAATAATGGAAAGCATTTGAAGTTGTATCTTAAGGAGGAGCTGCCTAGTAGGCTTCATTATTCAGCAAGCGACAGAATTCCACCAATAATAGGGCTGCTTGAAGAGGGTTTTAAGGTGGAGCAGAAGAGAACAAAAAGACAAGAATGTGGAGGAGCACATGGTTATGACAATGCAGTTTTCTCCATGAGGACTATCTTCATTGGTCATGGTCCAGAGTTTGCTAGGGGACGAAAGGTGCCATCTTTTGAGAATGTTCAGATATACAACTTGGTTACTTCAATTCTCAAGATACAGGGCGCTCCCAATAATGGGTCTCTAGAATTCCCGAGGTCTGTTCTTTTGCCTTCTCCCAAGTAA